A genome region from Triticum aestivum cultivar Chinese Spring chromosome 2B, IWGSC CS RefSeq v2.1, whole genome shotgun sequence includes the following:
- the LOC123045157 gene encoding uncharacterized protein: protein MTPSATHHRRSPRGIRAHLRRRHNAATARTPPLAGATARALAAGLWRLRHAERQAVNPGPLQRDAHSPRSPRHRRKGKAKLCNGNKTRCGLGVGIACRNHSILDKIDACAVDLPYGCWMEKATKWDQQHVCLHNMLASHDPCRLPPHVHHARAMPAHGHASALAVALEAELDKARARISELEDEKRVMRKKVERFLRKLTEEKASWKSRMRDKAQHVIATSKEDVKTERRHRRQLEAANGKLVKELAEAKASAKQAAQSYEMERKAREMMEDACEELTKEVEEDQAEVELLRRECLGMREEMEEERRMLQMAEVWREERVQMKLSDAKLALEHKYSQLNRLQAEMESFLRKDGKSIDANNSTLREARMISEAASSVRLRGVKELSHRNPHAPEDVDRVFQQLCRREGTASGGSPASNLHSVSPATDIFLEKLDGSADLENGSGSSWDTPDRDRRRDSCASAGTSDRSVARASNASLLSNGKGGSGLTDQVHHPSPSRGATGKNTALIRRLWRSAISESRKKTAGSAGATPTSEQRSTLITPTLPVGERCSSSYLVKPQQQRQRSHESKGLERGPHKHKQKQSLQEKLLEARMDDRKPSPSSAAKHKTQLAACN from the exons ATGACCCCctccgccactcatcatcgccggaGCCCCCGTGGCATCCGGGCTCACCTGAGGCGACGCCACAATGCCGCCACGGCGAggacgccgccgctcgccggcgccacGGCAAGGGCGCTCGCCGCCGGGCTCTGGAGGCTCCGCCACGCCGAGCGGCAGGCGGTCAACCCCGGCCCTCTGCAGCGCGACGCTCATTCTCCC CGTAGCCCCCGACACCGAAGAAAAGGGAAAGCGAAACTCTGCAATGGCAACAAAACGCGGTGCGGTTTGGGCGTCGGAATCGCATGCAGAAATCATAGCATTTTAGACAAG ATCGATGCCTGCGCTGTGGACTTACCATATGGTTGTTGGATGGAGAAGGCAACCAAATGGGACCAGCAGCATGTCTGCCTGCACAACATGCTGGCTTCACATGATCCTTGCCGGCTACCACCACATGTTCATCACGCCCGTGCAATGCCGGCTCACGGCCATGCTTCGGCGTTGGCGGTGGCGCTGGAGGCCGAGCTTGACAAGGCCCGTGCTCGGATCAGCGAGCTCGAGGACGAGAAGCGCGTGATGAGGAAGAAGGTGGAGCGGTTCCTGAGGAAGCTCACGGAGGAGAAGGCGTCGTGGAAGAGCAGAATGCGTGACAAGGCTCAGCACGTGATCGCCACGTCAAAAGAGGACGTCAAGACGGAGAGGCGTCACCGGCGGCAGCTGGAGGCGGCCAACGGCAAGCTGGTGAAGGAGCTGGCGGAGGCCAAGGCGTCGGCGAAGCAGGCGGCGCAGAGCTACGAGATGGAGCGCAAGGCGCGGGAGATGATGGAGGACGCGTGCGAGGAGCTgacgaaggaggtggaggaggaccaggcggaggtggagCTCCTGCGGCGCGAATGCCTGGGCATGCGtgaggagatggaggaggagcgCCGGATGCTGCAGATGGCGGAGGTGTGGCGCGAGGAGAGGGTCCAGATGAAGCTCTCGGACGCCAAGCTCGCGCTGGAGCACAAGTACTCGCAGCTCAACCGGCTGCAGGCCGAGATGGAGTCGTTCCTGCGGAAAGACGGCAAGAGCATCGACGCCAACAACTCCACGTTGCGGGAGGCACGGATGATCAGCGAGGCGGCGAGCTCCGTTCGGCTCCGCGGCGTCAAGGAGCTGAGCCATCGGAACCCTCATGCCCCGGAGGACGTGGATCGGGTGTTCCAGCAGCTTTGCCGGAGAGAAGGGACGGCAAGCGGCGGCAGCCCGGCGTCCAACCTTCACTCCGTCAGCCCGGCGACGGACATCTTCTTGGAAAAGCTCGACGGCTCCGCCGACCTGGAGAACGGCAGTGGCAGTAGCTGGGACACGCCCGACCGTGACCGGCGGCGTGATTCTTGTGCTTCGGCTGGTACCAGCGACCGTTCAGTGGCGCGAGCGAGCAACGCGTCCTTGTTGTCCAATGGCAAAGGAGGCAGCGGGCTCACTGATCAGGTTCACCATCCAAGTCCAAGCAGGGGCGCCACTGGGAAGAACACGGCGTTGATACGGCGGCTCTGGAGGTCGGCGATCAGCGAGAGCAGGAAGAAAACAGCTGGATCTGCAGGGGCGACGCCGACATCGGAACAGAGGTCAACACTGATCACCCCGACATTGCCGGTTGGGGAGCGGTGCAGCTCATCCTACTTGGTGAAAccgcagcagcagcggcagagaAGCCACGAATCCAAAGGATTGGAGCGAGGGCCGCACAAGCACAAGCAGAAGCAAAGCCTGCAGGAGAAGCTTCTGGAGGCTAGGATGGATGATCGCAAGCCCTCGCCCAGCTCTGCTGCCAAGCACAAGACGCAGCTAGCGGCATGCAACTGA